AATCAGAGAATTAAAGTTATAGGAACGAGCCTTGAAACTTAAAATTCACCGTGGTACTCACGAAATAGGCGGTTCCTGTGTTGAGGTAAAGGACTCCGACACGCGTATCGTCATAGACATTGGAATGCCCCTTGTTACAAGAGAGAAAGAAAAATTCGATATGAAGGCATATAAGGAATTATCCGGCCCTGAACTCGTTGAAAAGCAGATACTGCCTGATATAAAAGGTCTGTATGAATGGGATACCGGCAACAAACCTATTGACGGGCTACTCATTTCACATTCCCATGCAGACCATTACGGCTTCATGGATTATATACGAGATGATATACGGTGTTTCTTGAGCGAAGGAACGCAGCGTATTATTGAACTTAACAAGAGTTTTTTTAACAGGGGTAAACAGATAAAGAACCCCATCATTCTTCAGAGTGGAAAACCTACTCATATCAAGAGTCTAACGGTTACGCCTTACCTGATGGACCATTCTGCTTTTGATGCTCAGGCATTTCTCATCGAGAGCAAAGACCGTAAGATCATCTATTCGGGTGATTTCAGGGAACACGGGAGAAAAGAAAAAGCCTTTGAATGGTTTCTGGAAAATGTCCCAAGGGGAGTTGATGCGCTTCTGCTGGAAGGAACGATGGTAGGACAGGTTGACCGTAATTCGAAAACAGAAGAGGAGCTTGAAGTAGAATTGACCAATCTTATCAAAAAAAGCAATAAAATGACCATTGTATTCCAGTCGTCACAGAACATCGACAGGATTGTGACATGCTTCAAGGCTGCGTGGAAAGCAAAACGCCTGTTTGTTATCGACCTATATACTGCGCATGTCCTTCATACCCTAAAGAACACAACGAGATCCCCTCGAATCCCATATCCATCTCAGAAAGACTTCCCTACATTGAAAGTCTTTTTCCCAAAAAGGCTGTGTGACCTCCTTGCAAGAACTAACAAAAAAGAATTGATGTATGCGTTCAAAGACTTCAAGATAGACCGGGGACAGATATCGGAAAATCCACAAAAGGTGGTTATGCTGGTGAGGCCTTCCATGCTTGGAGACTTGAAGCAGTTGCAGGGAATTCATGGGGCATC
The sequence above is a segment of the Pseudomonadota bacterium genome. Coding sequences within it:
- a CDS encoding MBL fold metallo-hydrolase, which produces MKLKIHRGTHEIGGSCVEVKDSDTRIVIDIGMPLVTREKEKFDMKAYKELSGPELVEKQILPDIKGLYEWDTGNKPIDGLLISHSHADHYGFMDYIRDDIRCFLSEGTQRIIELNKSFFNRGKQIKNPIILQSGKPTHIKSLTVTPYLMDHSAFDAQAFLIESKDRKIIYSGDFREHGRKEKAFEWFLENVPRGVDALLLEGTMVGQVDRNSKTEEELEVELTNLIKKSNKMTIVFQSSQNIDRIVTCFKAAWKAKRLFVIDLYTAHVLHTLKNTTRSPRIPYPSQKDFPTLKVFFPKRLCDLLARTNKKELMYAFKDFKIDRGQISENPQKVVMLVRPSMLGDLKQLQGIHGASAIYSQWQGYLDETPMKRMMDFLKSQDVDIIHLHTSGHAGMRTLKKVIDVVKPKTIIPIHTFYPELYEKFGANVLKLEDGQEISV